In Erigeron canadensis isolate Cc75 chromosome 7, C_canadensis_v1, whole genome shotgun sequence, one DNA window encodes the following:
- the LOC122608454 gene encoding cytochrome b561 and DOMON domain-containing protein At3g25290-like, protein MASFFMFCLIFITLTVPQSKAQSTCTTQNFTNNKQYDHCNDLPQLGSYLHWNLDTVNNTVSIVFIAPPATPDGWVSWAINPTADGMVGSQALVGYKATNGNMAVDTYNISSYSDFTKGKLAFDVWDKTCEYQDGMIRIFATIELPVNGETTVNQVWQVGGRVSSGGFPAQHAFQAGNLASKGSLDLLSGEISGGGDGNSKTKKRNIHGILNAISWGILFPLGIMIARYLRTFPAADPTWFYIHGFLQVSAYAIGVAGWATGLKLGSESKGVRYSSHRNIGIALFCLATLQVLALFFRPKKGHKIRFYWNIYHHGTGYAVIVLGILNVFKGLQILSPAGNWKTAYIIVISSLGLTALVLEAFTWIIVFKRKSRKASKPSTNGQAKEHSTAP, encoded by the exons ATGGCGTCCTTCTTCATGTTTTGTCTCATATTCATCACACTTACAGTACCACAATCGAAGGCCCAAAGCACGTGCACGACACAAAACTTCacaaacaacaaacaatatGATCATTGTAACGACTTACCTCAACTCGGCTCTTACCTACACTGGAATCTTGACACCGTGAATAACACGGTGTCAATTGTATTTATTGCACCACCAGCCACCCCAGACGGTTGGGTTTCTTGGGCTATAAACCCAACCGCTGATGGGATGGTTGGTTCACAGGCATTAGTTGGTTATAAAGCAACTAATGGAAATATGGCTGTAGATACTTATAATATAAGTTCGTATTCAGATTTTACAAAAGGGAAGTTGGCTTTTGATGTGTGGGATAAAACATGTGAGTATCAAGATGGTATGATAAGGATATTTGCAACAATTGAGTTGCCAGTTAATGGGGAAACGACGGTTAATCAGGTGTGGCAAGTTGGGGGAAGGGTGTCGTCGGGTGGGTTTCCGGCTCAACATGCTTTTCAAGCCGGAAATTTGGCGTCTAAAGGAAGTTTGGATTTGTTGAGTGGCGAAATTTCTGGTGGTGGAGATGGCaattcaaaaaccaaaaaaagaaat ATTCATGGGATACTAAATGCAATAAGTTGGGGGATTCTTTTTCCATTGGGGATAATGATAGCTAGATACTTGAGAACTTTTCCGGCAGCTGATCCAACATGGTTTTACATACACGGGTTCTTGCAAGTCTCGGCTTACGCTATTGGGGTTGCTGGTTGGGCTACTGGGCTCAAGCTAGGAAGTGAATCAAAAGGTGTCAGATATTCCAGCCATCGGAATATTGGAATAGCTCTCTTTTGTCTTGCAACACTCCAG GTTTTGGCATTGTTCTTTAGACCGAAAAAAGGGCACAAAATCAGATTTTACTGGAACATATACCACCACGGAACAGGGTATGCAGTAATAGTTCTTGGCATACTGAATGTGTTCAAGGGCCTTCAAATCTTGTCGCCTGCAGGCAATTGGAAAACAGCCTACATAATTGTAATCTCTTCTTTGGGATTGACTGCATTGGTTTTAGAAGCATTTACATGGATTATTGTGTTCAAGCGGAAGTCTAGGAAGGCATCTAAACCCTCTACCAATGGTCAGGCTAAAGAGCATTCGACGGCACCA